From Plectropomus leopardus isolate mb chromosome 17, YSFRI_Pleo_2.0, whole genome shotgun sequence, a single genomic window includes:
- the fahd1 gene encoding acylpyruvase FAHD1, mitochondrial — protein MTARNISRFWEWGRKIICVGRNYADHAKELKNAIPTEPVLFLKPPSAYVKEGSPVLVPQYSCNLHHEVELGVVIGKGGTSIPQSAAMEHVAGYALCLDMTARDIQEECKSKGLPWTLAKAFNTSCPVSDFIPKERIPEPGNVKLWLKVNDQLRQSGCTSQMIFSIPYLISYISEFITLEEGDLILTGTPKGVSAVQEHDELQAGIEDVVTMSFRVDRQDQ, from the coding sequence ATGACAGCACGAAATATATCTCGATTCTGGGAATGGGGGCGGAAGATAATTTGTGTCGGGAGAAATTACGCAGATCACGCCAAAGAGCTGAAAAACGCGATTCCTACAGAGCCCGTCCTGTTCCTGAAGCCGCCCTCTGCTTATGTGAAGGAGGGCTCCCCGGTCCTGGTGCCTCAGTACTCCTGCAACCTGCACCATGAGGTGGAGTTAGGAGTGGTGATCGGGAAAGGGGGCACCTCCATCCCTCAGTCCGCCGCCATGGAGCACGTCGCAGGCTATGCTTTGTGTTTGGACATGACGGCCCGGGACATCCAGGAAGAGTGCAAGTCCAAAGGTCTGCCCTGGACCCTGGCTAAAGCCTTCAACACATCCTGCCCCGTCAGCGACTTTATCCCCAAAGAGCGCATCCCCGAGCCGGGCAACGTGAAGCTGTGGCTGAAGGTGAACGACCAGCTGCGGCAGAGCGGCTGCACCTCGCAGATGATTTTCTCCATCCCGTATCTCATCAGCTACATCAGCGAGTTCATCACCCTGGAGGAGGGGGACCTTATCCTCACCGGGACCCCCAAAGGAGTCTCCGCTGTGCAGGAGCACGATGAGCTGCAGGCTGGGATCGAGGACGTTGTCACCATGAGCTTCAGAGTGGACAGACAAGAcc